Below is a window of Equus quagga isolate Etosha38 chromosome 1, UCLA_HA_Equagga_1.0, whole genome shotgun sequence DNA.
TTATTAAAGCTCTATTTTAGCTCTTTTCTAAAGTGTCTTAGCTAATAGAGACTTGAACCTGACCATTCCACTACTTCAGTTGGTCACATGTTTCAGAAGCCACATTCCTTCAGAAAAAGACTGAATAATGCTGACCTCACACTGCATAACAAGGCACCAAGGCCTGAAAGAGAACTTGCTTTCAGTTTGTGCTGAAGATGATGAAATGTCCCACTTGATTCTGCAGTGCTCTATCTTTACAGGGCAGCAGATGGGCCAAGGATATTGTCATCATTAACACAGACAACCTTTGAGGGCTTGCTGGTGGCATGGGCTTATATTGTGGAGTTAGGATTAGAGTGACCACTTTTTTTGTCATGTTTGTACTCACTTTAATGACAATACTGGGGATGCTCTGAGTCTTTGAACACTTGCCCAAGGAACCAAGCTGAGATTAACCCCAACTCCCTGCAGTGTCTCCCAGGACTGAGACAAGAGTGGGTACTCTCTGCCGTTAGTTTACTTCGGTCATTTTCTCAACAGTTGTGGTTTAGTTATGGTTTTCAAACTTATCTGGCTTCCTTTGTGGGGCTTTTGGAAGGCACTGGAGGTTGGGGCAGAGCTTTAGGCCACAGAGAAAAATGGAACCATGTAACACCCTCCTCTCTGACATATTATGGACTTTTCCTAAATCCTAGGGGAATGAGGAAGACTGTGTGTCCTTTGCCTCATCATCCAAGGTATAAATACCATAGGGACAGAAATGCCTTTAGAGCAAAAGTTATTGTTCTTCagtctcacttttttcttttaagaacagGTCTCCTAGTCTTGAAAGGAGGTCTTTAGCTTTTGACCTCTGTCTGTTTACTAGCCAAGAATTATTTCTTGCTGGCCTCTTCCCCAGAGGGCAGACCCTAGGGAAGGAGAGCAGAGGTAGACAATAAACAGGCAAGAGAGAGTGATCTCTGTCTCTGAAGTAGAAACACATCCAGGGATAGGGTCTAATGTTGGAGGATGCTGTGCCTTCACTGGAGGTCATTGCAGGAGTGTGATAGGTAGCTGGGTCCCCTTTGCTGAGCTGACTGAGCTAGCTTGGTTTTACTAAGGgccttttaaaagttttgttatCTTGGCTAGGGAGTGGGGGAGAATCCCACCAGTAGTTTGCCCCAGTAAAATGTGTCATGGGAACTCAAAAGCATTTATCAAGAAACTGAGAGGCCGGCCgtgtggccgagtcgttaagttcggGCGcactgcttcggaggcccagggtttcgccggttcgaatcctgggcatggacatggcaccgcttgtcaggccatactgaggaggcgtccacatgccacaactagaaggacccacaactaaaaatgcacaactatgtaccgggcggctttgcggagaaaaaggaaaaataaaatcttaaaaaaaaaaaagaaaatgaaaagctagTTGTCATCCTAATGGTGGACTTTGTTTTTACCTGGTTGGATGTTAGACCATGGCCCGGAGTCTAGGTGTAGGATAACAAGTTTAATCAGGAATCAGAATGTTGGTGTGCAAGTTTCAGTCCTGCTGCCAGCCAACCCTGTGATGATAGTTTACTTTTTGGAGCCTCTGCTGTCTCACTGGCAGTTGGTCTAGAGTCTAGTTCTAGTTGAGATCTGGGGTCCACAAACTTCTGTAaaaggccaaatagtaaatattttaggctatgTTGGCCATGTGTTCTCTGTTGCAACCGCTGAATTTTGCCAGAGCTACTCACTCTACTGtttagcacaaaagcagccatagaaaatatataaatgaatgaacttggatgtattccagtaaaactttatttgcaaaaatagaCTTACCAAAAAAATTAGACAGGCAAGATTttatttgctgacccctgatctagaTGATGAGGATTCCTTTTCTCTAGCTTTCTGGAATTCTCAAAGGCCCCCAAAAAACCCCACTGTAAATCCGTATACAGTCATGTGCCCTGATATCAGATTACTTCTGGGATGGGACAGATTATAGGTGATTGCCATCaccaaattaaaaactaaaaaattaagtTCTAAAATTATTCGTGAAAAGTGAAGATAAGACAGaagcaattcatttttatttataatgtgtcCTGAATTCCAGAGGATGGGGGGGCAGCTCTTGGAGTAATCATTTCATATATTCAGCagataattattgagcacctacttaaGGAACTTCTAGGTGAAGGGGGACaaaagaggaaagacaaaagtaaaacaaaaaaaaccccagtaaATCCAATAGCAAGATATGATACAAATAACATTTGTAGAAGTGAGTATGGAAATAGGCCATGGGTATGCTGTTTTAGAGCATGACCATAAGATGGTCAAGAACCTCACTAAAAAGGTGActtctgagcagagacctgagggaGGCCAATACAGATATCTAGCaaaagagctttccaggcaggaGGATTAGCAGGTGCAAAGTtactgaggcaggaagaggaaggaaggaatccaATGTAGCTGTAGCAGAGGGGCTGGGAGTGAGGGTTGCAGAGGCATGTGGTTAATGGTGTGGACTTCTTTCATCATGAGTGAGATGGGAGCTCTTGGGAGGTTTGAATAAGAGAGCAGTGTGATCTCACTCACCTTTTAAAGTGATCACTATTGCAGCTGAACTGAAAACTAACCATGGGgtgcagaggagagagcagggttCAGCACTGAAGCTATTGGGCTTCACCATTAACTGTGCTGGcccttttctctttattgctcTGAAGACTGGGGTGCTGCACTTCTTGGGAACCTCTTTGTTCCAGAATAAGGCTTTGAGTTTCAAGTTATCACATTATTGATAGAATCAACTCTAGCTGCTGtagcaaaggaagaaagaagcagtCAAGTGTCCATCTTGTGTGGTGAAGAGTGCAGCATTGAATTATATGAGAGTTTCCTGACCTCACTCTTGTAGCATCTCTACCTGATGTGGTCCTTCTCCCAGAAGACAGAGCATCTTTCCATAGTCTAAGTAACTCCTGCCTTTTGTTAATTTGTCTTGCCATCAGAGTGAACAGTTTACTTCTAAAATACAATCTCAAATTACAGTCAGTACCATTTAAATGATGTCGTACTAAGTACTTTGTATGCATTGACTCAAAATAACCCTATGTAAAGTAGGTATTActgttatacccattttataaaaTCATCCCTGATAATGAGATGCTCAAAAGGTGTAGGAGGTTGAACCTGGGCCGCACGTCTGCCACAATGTAAATACAACCTTTCTAAATTAGTACAGTATTGGCAAGAAGCTACAGCTGGTTATCACGTATTTTCAAAAGTCACTTGAGCCATTTGAAATACCAGTAACTCACAGGGTGGGGGTCATGCTCAGGGTCTATGAGCAAGGTGTAGAGACAACATATggaccctgggccagccctgtatgAGGACTCCTTCTGTAAGCTGTGGTCAGAATCATCTGCCAGCAGTGACAGGGATGGCCCATGGGGTGCCTCCTTCCACGGGATAGGTGGCACCACCGCAGAGCCACCCTGTGTTCTGGATCCTTTGCTCCTCTAGAGCCTTTGCCTGCCCACCTCCAGAAGAGCTGAGCTCCTTGGTGAGACTGAGAAAAGTTGGTGATTCTGTGCTTAAGGAAAGGGGGTTagattttgcctttttctgtaGTTTCGAAACTAGTAAAATTCCATTAAATGTCCAGCATACTTCTGAAGTAGTTTCTTTGCAATTTAACTAAGGCTCTTGGAGATTCTTCAAGCTAGAATTGTTTGTATCCCCAAATTATGTGCATTTTGCTTCTTTCAGAAAACATCCCAGAAAAATGGACTCCTGAAGTCAAGCATTTCTGTCCCAACGTGCCCATCATCCTGGTTGGAAACAAGAAGGATCTTCGGAATGATGAGCACACAAGGCGGGAGCTAGCCAAGATGAAGCAGGCATGGTCTTGGGGGCGGGGCTCTGCTTTCCTCTTGCATTCTTGAACTTGGGTCCAAGGTTGGAGGTTCAGGGAGCCCAGCAGAAATCCTCATAGGCCAGGCTATTTCAGAGAGAGTCCCAGAACCCTCTTTCTGTCCATCCAGCCCTGATTCACTGGCACCTGCACAGAGGATCCCTAAGACTCCCTACTATGAGGCAGAAGCTCTCCTATGAGGTATTGCTATATCCCCAAGGATTGCCTGCCTAAGAAGGGACCTTCACAGCAGTAGTCAAGGCTCCAGATGTAGGAACTTTAACAAGCTCTTGATTTCCCCCTCCACTTACTACCTTGGTATATATGAGGCCAAAGATGAATTGGTGGCAGCTGAAGGATTGGGAAATCCTGAGGGCAAGGAGTCCAGAGAGAGAGCCCTGATGGCTTTATAAAAGTGATGATGGAGGTGGCATCTTGGCTTCTGAGAAGCCAGGTGACCCAATGGCAGGACTTCCTCATTGCAGGAGTGCCTTGAGGTCTTCAGTCCATGTTCTCCCAGTAAAGTTTCTCTGTCTGAATGTTAAGGTCAGGATCTATTTCCTTCCATGAGCATTAAGTCCTCTGTGAAGCTAACTATAAGAAGACCCAGGGGCTCACCCTGTATCGACAGTTTGAGTAATTTTGCCCTTAATTCCCTCCTTAACCTTCCAGGGGCTTAACCTTCCAGAGGTTCTGGCCTCaaccttctttctctttatctcccAGAGAAGAGCTCATTTGATAGGGACTTTAtattgggggttggggggttACTGCATATGAGTTTGATAAGACAACTCAAATCTGGGAGTTTGGCAGCTTTGAAAAGAAGTCTTTTAGCTGAATTTGAGAGAACTCGACACCTATTTACGGTTTGTAACACTGTTAACTGAAAgcactctttttctctttgctaggAGCCGGTAAAACCAGAAGAAGGCAGAGATATGGCAAACAGGATTGGTGCTTTTGGGTACATGGAGTGTTCAGCAAAGACCAAAGATGGAGTGAGGGAGGTTTTTGAAATGGCCACGAGAGCTGCTCTCCAAGCCAGACGTGGGAAGAAAAAATCTGGGTGCCTTGTCTTGTGAAACCCTGCTGCGAGCACAGCCCTCATGCGGTTACTTTTGAAGTGCTGTTTATTAATCTTAGTGTATGATTACTGGCCTTTTCCATTTATCTATAATTTACCTGAGATTACAAATCAGAAGTCATCTTGCTACGAGTATTTAGAAGCCAACCATGATTATTAATGATGTCCAACCCACCTGACCCTCTGGGGTCCTTCTGACACCGCTCTAACAGCCCTCCTCTGCATCCCACCTGACACACCAGGCGCTAATTCAAGGAATTTCTTaactttttgcttctttctagAAAGAGAAACAGTTGGTAACTTTTGTGAATTAGGCTGTAACTACTTTATAACTAACATGTCCTGACTGTCATCTGTCAGCTGCAAGGTACTCTGGTGAGTCACCACTTCAGAGCTTTACTCCTTAACAGATTTCATTGCATAGCTCTGGAGTGGGCATCCAGTTTTTTGAAAATGTGCTCAGCCAGAAAGGCCCAAGTCCGTGAGCAGCTATGGCAAAGTTACAGTTCTGTGGTTTCATGTTAGTTACCTTATAGTTACTGTGTAATTAGTGCCACTTAATGTAtgttaccaaaaataaatatatctaccCCAGATTAGATGTAGTATTTTTTGTATAATTGGATTTCCTAATACTATTTGTCATCCCTGCAGAAAGtgtattggttttttaaaaaaggaagtgtatttgaaaataaagtcagatggaaaattcatttttaaaattcccgTTCTGTCAGTTTCTCTGATAAAAGACGGCCATATCACCCATTTTCGGCCCCTCATATTCCCAGTTCCCCCCTCCCCAGAGCTGGGCTAAGTAAATAGGAATTTGGTTTCATGCCTCAGGCACTTAGACACTTCAGAAGGTGGCATAACCTGCCTCACCTGGACTGCAGGGTCTGGCTCTAGTTCACAGTGCTCTTTCTCCTTACTGTATCCAGgttccccgccccccccaccgccccagAGCAGCCACCAGTTCTCTTGGTTGGccctcagtttctctcttctctccagctgactaaaactttttttctgtacCAGTTAATTTTTCCAACTACTAATAGAATAAAGGCAGTTTTCTAAACTTCCTGTATGCTGGTGTTTGTGTTGCTCTCtccagggctgggagtgggaggatGGACTCAGGCTAGCGCACCTTGGAAGGTTCCTTCAGGGTGCAGAATAATCTTgtcatccccccaccccactcccaccacccccaGTAACCTGGCTCTTGCTAAGAATGTGGAAATGagggcccgcccggtggcgcagcagttaagttcgcacattccacttcagtggcccggggttcaccagttcggatcccaggtgcggacatggcaccgcttggcaagctatgctgtggcaggcatcccacatataaagtagaggaagatgggcacagatgttagctcagggccagtcttcttcagcaaaaagaggaggattggtggcagatgttagctcagggctaatcttcaaaaaaaaaagtggaaacgaTTATCTTGTGTCACATCCAAGTACATGAGGGGTGCTCCAAGCATTCTTCTGGGCTAATCTCGGGAGTGTGATGTTTTCCTCTTACTCCCTGTCCATTTTCAGTGTCTTTTACTTCTAGGCCTGAGCTCCAGATGAAGTTGGCTGGTACAGAGGATGGCCTGAAATCAGCTGGGTCCACTGGGCCCTCCATGCTGTTGGGCTCCACGCCAGGAagctggggcagggcctgagggtCTCCTGGAGAAAACCTGTGTAAGGGCAGTGCCGCACTGAGGGtgtaaaaggaggaaagagaccaGAGACCTGGCGGTTAACAGATCCCAGGCAG
It encodes the following:
- the RHOA gene encoding transforming protein RhoA codes for the protein MAAIRKKLVIVGDGACGKTCLLIVFSKDQFPEVYVPTVFENYVADIEVDGKQVELALWDTAGQEDYDRLRPLSYPDTDVILMCFSIDSPDSLENIPEKWTPEVKHFCPNVPIILVGNKKDLRNDEHTRRELAKMKQEPVKPEEGRDMANRIGAFGYMECSAKTKDGVREVFEMATRAALQARRGKKKSGCLVL